In Miscanthus floridulus cultivar M001 chromosome 5, ASM1932011v1, whole genome shotgun sequence, one genomic interval encodes:
- the LOC136455376 gene encoding NDR1/HIN1-like protein 10 — MAYGRSEERLERIVHFVFRCHHNFTQIISLAIYVTSAGPPPYPPPPPPPRRRMSPFRILVRAFIGACIFIGVLALLIWLIYRPRTIQVAVSTATLARFDLVNTTSITPVLSYNLTAMLSVSNPNRRVSIYYDQLQAAGLYQEERFGRAALPVSFQGTRHADAVPALLVGNTSMEFGDSGAAAFNDYRRAGVFPVDLWVDGVVRYKFGELMTTTASTLTVKCHLALKLMVASGWVECTVIDS; from the exons atgGCCTACGGGAGATCCGAAGAGCGTCTGGAACGTATCGTCCATTTTGTCTTCAGATGCCACCACAATTTCACGCAAATCATCAGCCTA GCCATCTACGTGACCAGCGCCGGTCCTCCTCCGTacccgcctccaccgccgccaccacgccgccgcaTGAGCCCGTTCCGCATCCTTGTAAGAGCCTTCATCGGCGCGTGCATCTTCATCGGCGTCCTCGCGCTGCTCATCTGGCTCATCTACCGGCCCCGGACGATCCAGGTCGCCgtct CCACCGCGACGCTCGCCCGCTTCGACCTCGTCAACACCACGTCGATCACCCCGGTGCTGTCCTACAACCTCACCGCGATGCTCTCCGTCTCGAACCCCAACAGGCGCGTGTCCATCTACTACGACCAGCTCCAGGCGGCGGGGCTCTACCAGGAGGAGCGCTTCGGCCGCGCCGCGCTGCCGGTGTCGTTCCAGGGCACGAGGCACGCCGATGCGGTGCCGGCCCTGCTCGTGGGCAACACGTCCATGGAGTTCGGGGACTCCGGCGCTGCTGCGTTCAACGATTACAGGCGCGCTGGGGTGTTCCCCGTCGACCTTTGGGTGGACGGGGTCGTGCGGTACAAGTTCGGCGAGCTGATGACCACCACGGCGAGCACGCTGACGGTCAAGTGCCATCTGGCTCTGAAGCTCATGGTGGCGTCGGGTTGGGTCGAATGTACTGTGATCGACTCCTAA
- the LOC136450835 gene encoding L-type lectin-domain containing receptor kinase SIT2-like — MSAKLASLVVLLLVIHVPSSSADDDGHQFIYQGFAASDLALDGLAAVTPGGLLALTNATFQAKAHAFRPAPVHFLNASSAAASNATTGRARSFSTCFVFAIVCDYEGLSDHGLAFVVAPTTNFSAAKAGQYLGVFGAINGTASDPVLAVELDTIMNPELRDINSNHVGVDVNSLVSEQATPAGYYDDAAGGALRELQLNSRKPMQVWVDYDGQAGQLDVTLAPVQVPKPSRPLITTAVDLSTIVARGPMYVGFSSATGVMVTHHYVLGWSFSLDGPAPPLDVSKLPVLPRVGPKPRSKVLDVLLPLGTALLVAAALAAVFFAVWRRRRFSEVREDWEDEFGPHRFSYKDLFHATNGFSDRNLLGVGGFGRVYKGGVLPSSTGLEIAVKRVSHDSRQGVREFVAEVVSIGRLRHRNLVQLLGYCRRKGELILVYDYMANGSLDKYLHDQHVPVLSWHERYWIIKGVAASLLYLHEDWEQVVIHRDVKASNVLLDHEMSGRLGDFGLARLYDHGSETHLESTGGEQMQDLRLDFSAR, encoded by the coding sequence ATGTCTGCTAAGCTGGCATCCTTGGTCGTCCTGCTCCTTGTGATCCATGTCCCCTCGTCGTCTGCGGACGACGACGGCCACCAGTTCATTTACCAAGGCTTCGCCGCGTCGGACCTCGCACTGGACGGGCTCGCCGCCGTGACGCCCGGCGGCCTCCTCGCGCTGACCAACGCCACGTTCCAGGCGAAAGCGCACGCGTTCCGCCCAGCCCCCGTCCACTTCCTCAACGCGTCCTCCGCCGCGGCGTCGAACGCCACCACGGGGCGGGCACGGTCCTTCTCGACGTGCTTCGTCTTCGCCATCGTGTGCGATTACGAGGGTCTGAGCGACCACGGCCTCGCCTTCGTGGTCGCCCCGACCACCAACTTCTCCGCGGCAAAAGCCGGGCAGTACCTGGGCGTATTCGGCGCGATCAACGGCACGGCGAGCGACCCCGTCCTAGCGGTGGAGCTGGACACCATCATGAACCCGGAGCTCCGCGACATCAACAGCAACCACGTCGGCGTCGACGTCAACAGCCTCGTGTCGGAGCAAGCCACGCCGGCCGGCTACTACGACGACGCGGCCGGCGGCGCCTTGCGGGAGCTGCAGCTGAACAGCCGGAAGCCGATGCAGGTGTGGGTCGACTACGACGGCCAGGCCGGGCAGCTCGACGTGACGCTAGCGCCAGTGCAAGTGCCGAAGCCCAGCAGGCCTCTGATCACCACGGCCGTCGACCTCTCCACGATCGTCGCGCGGGGCCCGATGTACGTCGGCTTCTCCTCGGCGACTGGGGTCATGGTCACGCACCACTACGTGCTCGGGTGGAGCTTCAGCCTGGACGGACCGGCCCCACCTCTCGACGTGTCGAAGCTCCCCGTCCTGCCACGCGTGGGTCCCAAGCCTCGGTCCAAGGTGCTGGACGTCCTGCTGCCACTCGGCACCGCGCTGCTCGTGGCCGCAGCGCTCGCAGCCGTCTTCTTCGCCGTGTGGAGGCGGCGCCGGTTCTCCGAGGTGCGGGAAGACTGGGAGGACGAGTTCGGCCCGCACCGCTTCTCGTACAAGGACCTGTTCCACGCCACCAACGGGTTCAGCGACAGGAACTTGCTCGGCGTCGGGGGGTTTGGGAGAGTGTACAAAGGAGGAGTGCTCCCATCATCCACTGGCCTAGAGATCGCAGTGAAGAGGGTGTCGCATGATTCCAGGCAGGGCGTCAGGGAGTTCGTCGCGGAGGTGGTGAGCATCGGCCGCCTCCGGCACCGGAACCTCGTGCAGCTGCTAGGCTACTGCAGGCGCAAAGGCGAGCTCATCTTGGTGTACGACTACATGGCGAACGGGAGCCTTGACAAGTACCTGCACGACCAGCACGTGCCGGTGCTCTCGTGGCACGAGAGGTACTGGATCATCAAGGGCGTCGCGGCAAGCCTCCTGTACCTGCACGAGGACTGGGAGCAGGTCGTCATCCACCGAGATGTCAAGGCGAGCAACGTGCTGCTTGACCACGAGATGAGCGGCCGGCTAGGCGACTTCGGTCTGGCAAGGCTGTACGACCACGGCAGCGAAACTCATTTGGAAAGCACAGGTGGAGAACAGATGCAAGATCTTCGCCTGGATTTTAGTGCAAGATAA